In the genome of Synergistaceae bacterium, the window CAAGTGGGGACGCCCTCTGTCAAAGGCGATAGACAACGACGGGGAGGCCATCTCCGACCTGCCCCAGCTGGTCGACGAGCGAATAATCAGGGGGATTCTCGAAGGACGGATAAGCGCCGTGGAGATAGAGGGCGCGATACTGTCGAGGGACCGCTTCATAAACGATCTGCTTATCGGCGCTGTCTACGGAAAGGTCCTTCTGGAGCCGGTCGTCGACTTGAGCGGAGAGGTGATCGCCGAGGCAGGCCAGGAGGCCGCCCAGGCGACGATAGACAGGATAGCCGCGGCAGCGGCCCTGCCCGGCGGCCTGAGTTCGGGAGTGGGGGAGCTGGTAATGCGCCCCATCGGCGGACACAGGAAGGACGACATGAAGATCATCCAGCGCGTCACCTTCGTGAGAAAGCTACGCGAGGGGGCCACGGTGAAGCCCTTTGTTCATGGCATCACCAAGGCCGCTCTCGCAACGGACAGCTTCCTGAGCGCCGCCTCCTTCCAGCAGACGGCCCAGGTGCTCGCGGGTGCCTCGGTCAAGGGGGACATCGACCCGCTGGAGGGCCTTAAGGAGAACGTGATAATCGGTCATCTCATCCCGGCCGGGACCGGGGTGGAGCGCTTCCAGGAGAAGGGCGAGAGATTCAGGACTCTCTGTCCCGGGGATTGAGGGGAATAGGGCGGGCACGGCTTGACTTTTTCCCGTCCTATTTGATATCATGCCGTGGTGCTTCCGGCACGGGAGGGATTTCTGTTGCCTTTAAACGAGCTCGCAGTGCCGAACAGGTTAACGGGAGAGAGACAGGTCAGGCGAGCCCTCAGGGCGGGAAGGCTGGTCAAGCTTTTCATAGCCGAGGATGCGGACGCCTCGGTGATAAGGGGCCTTGAGGAGGAAGCGTTGAATGCGAACATTCCCGTCGAACGGGTGGAGAGCATGGTGATGCTCGGAAGGGCGTGCGCCATCTCTCGAGGAGCGTCCGCGGCGGGGATCGGTTCATAGAGGGATCCTGCGCCCCGCGGAACGGTGAACAAGTTCCGCGGGCTCAGGAGCGAAAAGGACACAAGGAAGGAGGAAGTTGCGTGCCAACGATCAATCAGCTGATACGCCACGGTCGCCAGAGAAAGAGACAGAAGAGCGACTCCCCCGCGTTGCAGGGGAATCCGGCTCGCAGAGGGGTCTGCACGAGGGTATATACCGTAACCCCCAAGAAGCCGAACTCGGCTCTGCGCAAGGTGGCCAGGGTTCGACTCACGAACGGCATAGAGGTCACCTCGTACATACCGGGGATAGGGCACAACCTGCAGGAGCACTCTGTCGTCCTGGTCAGGGGCGGCAGGGTCAAGGA includes:
- a CDS encoding 30S ribosomal protein S12; protein product: MPTINQLIRHGRQRKRQKSDSPALQGNPARRGVCTRVYTVTPKKPNSALRKVARVRLTNGIEVTSYIPGIGHNLQEHSVVLVRGGRVKDLPGVRYHIVRGTLDCGGVENRKRSRSKYGARRPK
- a CDS encoding 50S ribosomal protein L7ae, whose translation is MPLNELAVPNRLTGERQVRRALRAGRLVKLFIAEDADASVIRGLEEEALNANIPVERVESMVMLGRACAISRGASAAGIGS